The Bactrocera dorsalis isolate Fly_Bdor chromosome 2, ASM2337382v1, whole genome shotgun sequence region TCAAAACACGATGGACCGAGCTGCAAATGTCATGTGCAAAAcgatagatcggaagtacacaaaattcttaTTGGCACTCAATAGATGAGTCTGTAGGAACATAAACGAAATACTAGCCGGCAGACGCCCGCAGGCTGAGGCTGACATAACGAGAAGACCGCAAGAATTGTCTAGGGCAGGGCAACAGGGAAACAACGGAGTTCTCTTGTGCACTTTTCTCGCATTAACTAGtctacgctgtaagcatttgGGATttccacggtatgatacactggaggaggtatcgatagtgaggccgcagagtctgttaaatccatctggtatcgcaaagtaCCAAAACTAACCTATGCATGGCTTATTGGCTTATCAGTTTAacctattttttttacatatgtatggtatttgTACATAACTATATAGTCTTAAAAACGTCAAAAGCATCTGGctcactttatttaaaatttctttaagttcTACTTCGAAGCATGTGAGATAAGCAAGTGgcgtgaaatttaaaaaattcctaaatttgcgaattttttatataatatgccACACATGGTTAAGTAAATCATATATTCAGACAGCAACAATGTGATCTTGTGATCCTCAAGCTGTGAGAGCTAGAAATTGCATCATCAGTTAACAGATAATTCTAAGTCAACAGTGAAAGTGTGTACGTCTTTCTTATcagtacataattatatatttttttgttggatttgctGTTTcgttttgtatacattttataatgtTTCAATATTCCCGAAACGCTTTTGACGTATTTTCTGACTTTTGTTGAcctacaataattttttaattattatagtCATAGGTGTgagcaaatttaaatattgttggtCGATAACAGCTTCGGtattgaatttgtttttaataattttaattttaaaaatttaattaattgttagCTCCAGGGCTatccaacaaaataaaaaaggtcTTAATACCTAAAAGTCTCGTTAGCTGTTTTCTACACCAGGATCATTgagtttttctaaatttaaatattaatcacAAGCGccaagtgaaaaatatttcgtaataaaaaatattccactTCCACAAATAGCTctaggttgttgttgttgtagcggcagaattctgtcagtccttgaccggataaaaatccggtcTGTTCCGGTtgcgtagacccgactgtcgtgggaacggattAGCTCATGTAGTTTCTTcacgtaaaaaacaacaattcatcagttcatacatttatatttattttttacttttaatgcttATTAAAAAAGAACAACGTTTTTACTAAAAGAAAACTATATCCTATCCAttataaatttctattaaaatttccttaaactttattatttgtatCTCGGGGTTGCACGTGTATCATGACTTTGATGGCACCACCGTGTCCATAGCGTGAGGTTTCAAATGCTTTGGCCGTCTCTGTGATGTCGAAGTGGTGGGTAATCAAGCGCTTGACATTCACTTTACCGGACGCAACTAATGCCAATGCAGCTGGATAgctatataatgtatataaaatttaattttgattttaatatgcATTGTAACCAATTACAACTCACTCATTGCAATAGCGAAAGACGCCTCGGATATCTACTTCTCGTGCCAAGGCATTGATCAAGGGTATTTTAGGCTCGGGAGAACCCATGCCTACAATAACAACGCAACCGCCTGAACGTGTGgcctaaacaaaaacaattatagCATTAAAAAataccttaatttttttttaaatattttaaataaatcgcttACGAAAATGCTGAGACGTGTGGTTGACTCGGCACCGCAACAATCGATCGACTTATCGGGTTCCACACCCATCACTTGATGTACTTTTTTCGCCACATCTTCCGCGCTTTCATCTTTACCCATGAGCAGCGTATGTGTGGCACCCAATTCTTTGGCGACATCCAAGCGTTGTTGCACCAAATCCGTAATCAAGACTTGTTCTGCACCCATAGCTTGCGCAGCTAAAAGTGTCACCAAACCAATCGGACCAGCGCCCAATACAAGCACCTTCGAACCAAGACCTACACCAGCACGCCGACAAGCATGTACACCAACCGAAAGTGGTTCCAGCAATGCACCCTCCTCCATGGTTACATGATCGGGCAGTTTGTAGCAGAAATCGGCAGCATGTTTATAGTAGCGTGTGAGGTTGCCATCATAAGGTGGCGTCGCACAGAAAATCATATCGGGGCAGAGATTATAT contains the following coding sequences:
- the LOC105234103 gene encoding sorbitol dehydrogenase; the encoded protein is MANDNLTAVLYGIEDLRLEQRPIPEIADDEVLLKMDSVGICGSDVHYLVHGRIGDFVLTKPMIIGHEASGIVAKVGKKVKHLAVGDRVACEPGVPCRYCDHCKAGQYNLCPDMIFCATPPYDGNLTRYYKHAADFCYKLPDHVTMEEGALLEPLSVGVHACRRAGVGLGSKVLVLGAGPIGLVTLLAAQAMGAEQVLITDLVQQRLDVAKELGATHTLLMGKDESAEDVAKKVHQVMGVEPDKSIDCCGAESTTRLSIFATRSGGCVVIVGMGSPEPKIPLINALAREVDIRGVFRYCNDYPAALALVASGKVNVKRLITHHFDITETAKAFETSRYGHGGAIKVMIHVQPRDTNNKV